From a region of the Falco peregrinus isolate bFalPer1 chromosome 5, bFalPer1.pri, whole genome shotgun sequence genome:
- the TMEM11 gene encoding transmembrane protein 11, mitochondrial → MAAWGRRRAGPGSTNSGGGRERVTLSSTDCYIVHEIYNGENAQDQFEYELEQALEAQYKYIVIEPTRIGDETARWITVGNCLHKTAVLAGTTCLFTPLALPVDYSHYISLPAGVLSVACCTLYGISWQFDPCCKYQVEYDAYKLSRLPLHTLTSSTPVVLVRKDDLHRKRLHNTIALAALVYCVKKIYELYAV, encoded by the exons ATGGCGGCGTGGGGAAGGAGGCGCGCTGGCCCCGGCAGCACCAACAGCGGTGGCGGCCGGGAGAG GGTCACCTTGTCCTCCACGGACTGTTACATCGTGCATGAAATCTACAATGGGGAGAATGCACAGGACCAGTTTGAGTATGAGCTGGAGCAGGCCCTGGAAGCGCAGTACAAATACATAGTGATAGAGCCCACTCGCATTGGGGACGAGACGGCCCGCTGGATCACTGTCGGGAACTGCCTGCACAAGACCGCCGTGTTAGCGGGCACCACCTGTCTCTTCACCCCTCTGGCACTTCCAGTAGATTATTCTCACTACATCTCCCTGCCCGCTGGTGTGCTGAGCGTGGCTTGCTGCACCCTTTATGGTATCTCTTGGCAATTTGATCCCTGTTGCAAGTACCAAGTAGAGTACGATGCCTATAAACTTTCCCGCCTGCCCCTGCATACGCTCACCTCCTCCACTCCAGTGGTGCTGGTGAGGAAGGACGACCTGCACAGAAAGAGACTGCACAACACGATAGCACTCGCTGCCCTGGTGTACTGTGTAAAGAAGATCTACGAACTCTATGCTGTATGA
- the NATD1 gene encoding protein NATD1 isoform X1 — MRDKESLVQPSLALGLCRSGDEAAISSQAVSPAGPAPNPMAPVSLMSLLGGSSFYHQGCHDKAVLLYEYVGKRIVDLQHTEVPDAYRGRGIAKHLAKAALDFVVEEDLKAHLTCWYIQKYVKENPLPQYLEHLQP, encoded by the exons atgAGGGACAAGGAGAGCTTGGTGCAGCCCAGCCTagccctggggctgtgcaggagtGGGGACGAAGCAGCCATCTCCTCCCAAGCTGTGTCACCTGCAGGGCCTGCACCAAACCCTATGGCACCAGTGTCCCTGATGTCCTTGCTGGGTGGCTCCAGCTTCTATCACCAAG GTTGCCATGACAAGGCAGTGCTGCTCTACGAATACGTGGGGAAGCGGATCGTGGACTTGCAGCACACAGAAGTACCAGACGCCTATCGAGGGAGAGGAATAGCCAAGCACCTCGCAAAG GCAGCCCTGGACTTTGTGGTGGAGGAGGACCTGAAAGCTCACCTGACGTGCTGGTACATTCAGAAATACGTCAAGGAGAACCCGCTGCCGCAGTACCTGGAACACTTGCAGCCTTAA